CTGCATTTTTATGTCTTTTTTGCACACAGCAAACCAAAATAAAGTTAAGTTTAACAGCATGGTATCAAGGGCGAGGATATGTTAGATGATGGTGGCCGTGAGGGTGGAATTGATAAGAATCAGTTTGTCTTCTCTTGGGCATGGAAGGCTTCCATGTCGGGGTATGTCCAGCCACTTGAatagtactacctccgtcttATAATATAAAGATGTTATTACTTccaatacactctgcagaggaaGTAGTCTTTATCGGTACACCTGTCAGAAAATCCTGAATTTTCTTCTTTGTTATAAGATAAAAAAAGTCCctattttgtttctttttcttttttgccaTGTTTTTTTAAATCCCAAAAGTTGCCATGTCTTAGAGAGCAACTTTTTAAAAAACTTACAATGTTTTGTAggtacaacaacaacaaagcctttagtcccaacaATTTGGAGTTTTTCGtccgtttttttcgtgaaaaaaaatcGTCCAAACTTATCAACATGGGAACTAGTTTTGATAATCACGATACGAGAAATCGAACAGTGAAAATGGTTCAAGATTTGGACGCATGATTTGAGAGCTAAAATATTTCAAACCACACATCAAATCTACGAAAAAATGACTCTCAGGTTGCAACAAGTGACGTGCATGCAGCGTGACACTTGTCGCAGCCTGGGAAGGTGAGAGTGATATTTGCAAAGAGTGCTCCTTAACGTTTCACAGTCCTGAGTGCGCTCGGGAAGAAGCATCTCAATCATTCCTGCGCCGGGCAAAGAAGGCATCGGCCATGCGAGGTGGCAGAAGCTTTGGAGGTAGCCGCCGGCGACCTTCCGGTGGTCAGACTCCCTTCGCCCCCTGCCTTGCCCCCCTCGCCGCTCAGCCCACCGAGCGACGACAGAGATACCAGGTGGTCCGTCCGGCTCCTAGTTGCCTTCGCTCTTGCAGTGTCCCTCCTTATCAGTTACATCATGTTGCGCATGCTCGCGTTGCGCGCGAGGAAGAAGGGGCTCGTAGCTAGAGCCAAGAAACTAGAGTCTATTTCTAGTTGCGTGTCGTGTTGCTGCACGTGTTGTCTTGTGCACGTCGGCGGCCTGGGCCGGAAAGTTTGGTCACAGGTATGTGACTTTGCCGCTGGGTAGCTGGTCCCTGCTTTGGGGAAGCTCATCACGGCATTTGGCAGGATGACTTTGGTCAGATGAGTGCTCACTTCAGTCGCAACATACCATCGGGGCAAGCCCACTTCTCGGGGTGGGGGGGCATCGGCCCCCTAGTACGTAAATGCGCCGGCCTATGATTAACAACCAGGTGAAATCAAACAATAGCAGATCAAGCGTGGCCAAGTGCGCGGGGGAAGAAGCATTTCAATCATTCTTCCGCGCGGGGAAAGCAGGCATTTTTATTATTACTCGCATGGCATTTTTTTAATTAGACCTAGTAGTTTTAGTGTATGTAGCATGATAGTTGTACTTAGGTAGCATGGTATTTTTATTATTGTCGGCATGAAATTTTTATTATAAAGAAGATGACATTTTTTATTAATAAGAGATTGGCAGGTTTATTATTAAGAGCATGCCAATTCAATAATAAGAGTATTGCATTTTAATCAATAAGAGGAGACAGTTCAATTACTAAGAGCATGACATTTTAATAATTAAGAGGATGGCAATTTTATTTCCAATGGCACTGCatttttttatgattttttgcGCAGCAAACCAAATAAAGTTAAGTTTAACAGCATGGTATATTTGCTTTTTGGTCCATGGCAAAAAAAATGTTCTTTGTTTATACAACATgacaaatttaaaaaaaatcttcaGATCCTggcatttttataaaaaataatATTCATGGCATTTAAAAAATGAAACAGTTAAATTGGCCTCTTGGCCAATGAGGGTCGCCCTAGACCCCCACCACAGTGAACAATCGGAGAAGGATGATTACCACACAAAAATCGGCTGCAGCTGTATGCAGAGACAGGGATGGAAATTTTCTGGGTAGCAGTTCACTTGTCATCGGAGGCGTGTATGATCCATTGGTCTTGGAGACTATCGTATGCAGGAGGCTTTGGCGCTGGCAGAAGATCTCGACGTCCATCGTATTGTCATTGCCTCAGACGCCAAACAGGTGATTCGTGATATTCGGAGTGGGAGTCGAGGAAGCAACGGAGCAATGATTAGCGAGATTAAGTTACAAGCATCTTTACATGATTGTAATTTTTTTAAGTCGTGTTATCAATGTTGAAGCACATAGTCTAGCCAGGTTCTCATTGTCGTTAGGTCTGGGATGCTACGTTCGGTTTGGTCAATCCCATGATCCGAACTCTATCCCACATTTTGTGGTGTTTGATGAATAAAGTCTAGTTTTACCCCTAAAAACCTTTTAAGAAAAGGGAAAGGATGAAATGTTCGCTCGACCAACCTTCATCGTTCGATCGCATCCTCCGATCCTCCTGGTGAACGACAACCAGCTATTGGGGTAAAAAATCCAAGCACTCGCTAGTATTAGCAATACCGCTGTGTTTCTTGTAGATGTAGTATATTGTTTCATTCACGGGAAGAAGAGGACACGTCGTTTGTTTCACGCAGAAGAGGGTTTGTCCACAGACCACATGACGGGAGTAAAAAAAAATCCAGTAATTTGACGATTATGGTCATCTTGCTAATATAAATTGACAAAGTAGCCAAGAAGAAAACATGTGAATGAAACCGAAACGTGCTGATTTGCACGTATTTCCCACGTTTTCCATAAACAGAATGGCATAAATCCGATCCATGCATGGATAAACTCTTGTCAATACATGGCCTCGTGTTTTCTGAAAAAGAAGGGAGTTATTGGAATTAATGGTGCCAGAACAGAGCAATAAACCTCCTCCATTTTTCACCATATGCATGTTACCCGTCGCATGTCATATAATCGGGTGATCTGATCTGATCCGCGGTAACACTGTCAATTTAGCATTAGCAAGCAAGCAACCAAGAACCAACCATGTCCAAGGCCAACGTCCTGCTCGTGCCCTACCCGTGCCAAAGCCACATAAACCCCATGCTACAGTTCGCCAAGAGGCTGGCGTCCAAGGGCGTGCCCGCCGCCCTCATCGTCACCCGCTTCATCGCCAGAACTGTCCGGTTCTACGCAGGCCCGGTGCGCGTCGAGTCCATCTCCGATGGCCACGACAAAGGCGGCCTCCCGTCAGCGGCGAGCGTCGACGAGTATGTGGAGAGGCTGGAGTCCAATGGGTCGGCGTCCCTGGCCGCGCTCATCGAGGAAGGCCACTTCACGCACGTGGTGTACGACTCGTTCATGCACTGGGTGGCGCGCACGGCGCGGGGGCTGGGTCTGTCGGCCGTCCCCTTCTCCACCCAGTCGTGCGCGGCGAGCGCCGTGTATTACTACGTCAACTCCGGGCTGCTAGATGCGCCGCCGCCGGGAGACGCGGGGGGCAGGAGCGAGCCGTTCGCCGGGTTGCCGGGGCTGGAGAGGTGGGAGTTCCCGTCCTTCGTGTTCCACGACGCGCCGTACCCGGCGCTCACCGCCCCCGCGCTCGCCCAGTTCGCTGATCGGGACGCGGGTGACTGGGTTCTCGTCAACTCGTTCGATGAGTTGGAGTTCGAGGTAGTAAGATCTAACTTTTTTGGTTTCAAAGCTGATGTTTTATCTAAAATAAAAGATATTCATtagttgcatattgaagttcagaTCAAGAAACATGATCCGTGAAAATTGAACTTTCGATTTGTGAGATTTCATTTCTAGCCCCATATTAAGTTGAGCCACCCTGAAAAAGTTTCCGGAAAGAGCGAAACCTTCGGTAAGAAGGAAACTGCACGTGGGTAAATTTCGAATGAAAATTTAGAAAGTTCTACAGGTTCCATCTTTCTATTTAGAAACTTCtgagttttttttttctttttgagatGGATCTTAGACATATTTGATGGGCTTAAAATGAGTCAGATGAGTTGGGCCTACATGAGTTGGGCTTAAAGTGGGTTGGTGTTTCTGTTCTCAGGTTCTGGATGGGCTGAAGCACCACTTCAAGGCCCGAGCCATCGGGCCGTGCGTTCCTCTGCCGGCCGTCGATGATTCCGTCGACGTCGACTGCTTTACCTATGGCGCCAACCTCCTCAACCCGGAGGACACCTGCATCAAGTGGCTGGACGCCAAGTCCCCCCGCTCCGTCGTCTACGTCTCCTTCGGCAGCAATGCGTCCATCGGCGCCGCCCAGATGGAGGAGCTGGCTCGCggcctcctcgccaccggcaagcCGTTCCTGTGGGTCGTCAGGGCCGGCGAGGAGGCGCAGCTCCCGCGCCACCTCCTggacgcggcgacggcgtcgggcgaCGCGCTCGTCGTGCGCTGGAGCCCGCAGCTGGACGTCCTGGCGCACCGCGCCGTGGGCTGCTTCGTCACGCACTGCGGGTGGAACTCCACGCTGGAGGCGCTCGGCTTCGGTGTGCCGATGGTGGCGCTGCCACTGTGGACTGACCAGCCGATCAACGCTCGCTTCATCGAGGAGGCGTGGGGCGCCGGCGTGCGCgcgcgccgcgacgcgtccgcggggGTGTTCCCGCGCGGCGAGATCGAGCAGTGCGTGCGCGCCGTCATGGAAGACGAGGACGGCAGGGCGGCTTCCGCCCGCGCGGCGGCACGGCGTCTGAGAGACGCGGCGCGGGGGGTGCTCGCTCCCGGCGGCTCCTCCGACAAGAAACTGGGAGAGTTCTTGGAGTTCGCGTGCGCCGTCATGGACGATGGCGCCACCGAGTCCGAACCTTCCCCGCGCGATGCGGCCCGTCGGTGGAGCGAGGCTGCGCGCGCCGCGGTCGCGCCCGGCGGCAGCTCCGACCAGAACCTGGAGGAGTTCGTGAACTATCTGCGGGCTAGCGCCGGGGAGAAGTGAAGAAAGTCTTACTGTATCTGGCATGCATGGTCTCGTCTCGTCGATCTGCATTACTTCGTCGTGGTGC
This genomic window from Aegilops tauschii subsp. strangulata cultivar AL8/78 chromosome 4, Aet v6.0, whole genome shotgun sequence contains:
- the LOC109742602 gene encoding indole-3-acetate beta-glucosyltransferase-like; translation: MSKANVLLVPYPCQSHINPMLQFAKRLASKGVPAALIVTRFIARTVRFYAGPVRVESISDGHDKGGLPSAASVDEYVERLESNGSASLAALIEEGHFTHVVYDSFMHWVARTARGLGLSAVPFSTQSCAASAVYYYVNSGLLDAPPPGDAGGRSEPFAGLPGLERWEFPSFVFHDAPYPALTAPALAQFADRDAGDWVLVNSFDELEFEVLDGLKHHFKARAIGPCVPLPAVDDSVDVDCFTYGANLLNPEDTCIKWLDAKSPRSVVYVSFGSNASIGAAQMEELARGLLATGKPFLWVVRAGEEAQLPRHLLDAATASGDALVVRWSPQLDVLAHRAVGCFVTHCGWNSTLEALGFGVPMVALPLWTDQPINARFIEEAWGAGVRARRDASAGVFPRGEIEQCVRAVMEDEDGRAASARARDAARRWSEAARAAVAPGGSSDQNLEEFVNYLRASAGEK